Proteins found in one Zea mays cultivar B73 chromosome 1, Zm-B73-REFERENCE-NAM-5.0, whole genome shotgun sequence genomic segment:
- the LOC541841 gene encoding glutathione transferase30, which produces MAGGNDLKVLGVWTSPFVIRVRIVLNLKGLAYEYVEEDLGNKSALLLGSNPVHKSVPVLLHAGRAINESQVILQYIDEVWAGTGPAVLPADPYERAVARFWGAYIDDKVESAWLGMLFRCANEEERAAAVARAREALDALEGAFRDCSRGRPFFGGDDIGFVDAVLGGYLGWFGAVGRIIGSRLIDPARTPLLAAWEDRFRAADVAKGVVPDDLDKMLAFLQTLRAMNYAK; this is translated from the coding sequence ATGGCGGGAGGCAACGACCTGAAGGTGCTCGGCGTGTGGACGAGCCCGTTCGTGATCCGGGTCCGCATCGTGCTCAACCTGAAGGGCCTGGCGTACGAGTACGTGGAGGAGGACCTCGGCAACAAGAGCGCGCTCCTCCTGGGATCCAACCCGGTGCACAAGAGCGTGCCGGTGCTCCTCCACGCCGGCCGCGCCATAAACGAGTCCCAGGTCATCCTGCAGTACATCGACGAGGTGTGGGCGGGGACGGGGCCGGCCGTGCTTCCGGCCGACCCCTACGAGCGCGCGGTGGCGCGGTTCTGGGGCGCGTACATCGACGACAAGGTGGAGTCGGCGTGGCTGGGGATGCTGTTCAGGTGCGCGAACGAGGAggagagggcggcggcggtggcgcgcgCCCGCGAGGCGCTCGACGCGCTGGAGGGCGCGTTCCGGGACTGCTCCAGGGGGAGGCCGTTCTTCGGCGGCGACGACATCGGGTTCGTGGACGCCGTTCTCGGCGGGTACCTCGGCTGGTTCGGGGCCGTCGGCAGGATCATCGGGAGCAGGCTCATCGACCCGGCCCGGACGCCGCTGCTGGCCGCGTGGGAGGACCGGTTCCGCGCCGCCGACGTGGCCAAGGGCGTCGTGCCCGACGACCTCGACAAGATGCTCGCGTTCCTGCAGACCCTGCGCGCTATGAACTACGCCAAGTGA